From one Choloepus didactylus isolate mChoDid1 chromosome 24, mChoDid1.pri, whole genome shotgun sequence genomic stretch:
- the LOC119519793 gene encoding LOW QUALITY PROTEIN: olfactory receptor 2T27-like (The sequence of the model RefSeq protein was modified relative to this genomic sequence to represent the inferred CDS: inserted 1 base in 1 codon) → MASVAWVQQTTVTGFSDQIELLNENMDQKNETSTDFILLGLFPGFRHPHLLILIVLLIYTIAFTGNSLLILLIWLDPRLHTPMYFLFSQLSLIDLAYISSTIPKMVTNYFTGKKNISYLACAAQLFFFLTLGIAECVLLTLMAYDRYVAVCNPLRYTVLMSPRVCLQMAAAAWXGGALATLVHTIYPMQFPVCGSREIDHHFCEIPAIMRLSCVDTSAYEMVKFVTTVVFLLVPFILILASYTLIFLTVLRMNSHKGRNKALDTCSSHLTVVSLYFGQAIFIYMKSTSSHAHEQGQIVAVFGTTVTPMLNPIIYSLRNKGVLGALRKMMVRTKQCSSHDGNGPMKLICHKVADWSPGYYRGDSSWVSAAGTLGTQQ, encoded by the exons ATGGCTTCAGTGGCTTGGGTTCAGCAGACAACAGTAACGGG ATTTTCAGATCAGATAGAGCTTctgaatgaaaacatggaccaaaagAATGAAACCTCAACTGACTTCATCCTCCTGGGACTCTTCCCTGGGTTCAGACACCCCCACCTCCTCATCCTCATCGTCCTCCTCATCTACACCATTGCCTTCACTGGAAACTCTCTCCTGATTCTCCTCATCTGGCTGGATCCCCGTCTCCACACTCCCATGTACTTCCTCTTCAGTCAGCTCTCCCTCATTGACCTGGCTTACATCTCCAGCACCATCCCCAAGATGGTAACCAACTACTTCACAGGGAAAAAGAACATTTCCTATCTGGCGTGTGCAGCtcagctgtttttctttcttacactTGGAATTGCTGAGTGTGTCCTGCTAACCctcatggcctatgaccgctatgtggctgTCTGCAACCCCCTGAGGTACACCGTCCTCATGAGTCCCAGGGTCTGTCTGCAGATGGCAGCTGCAGCCT ATGGGGGAGCCCTTGCCACGCTTGTCCACACCATCTACCCAATGCAATTCCCTGTCTGTGGATCCAGGGAGATTGACCATCACTTTTGTGAGATTCCTGCCATCATGAGACTGTCTTGCGTGGATACATCAGCCTATGAGATGGTGAAATTTGTGACAACTGTTGTGTTtctcctggttccttttattctCATCCTGGCATCTTACACCCTCATCTTCCTGACGGTCCTCAGGATGAACTCCCACAAGGGGAGGAACAAAGCCCTGgacacctgctcctcccacctgaCTGTGGTGAGTCTCTACTTTGGTCAGGCCATCTTCATCTACATGAAGTCCACCTCTTCCCACGCCCATGAGCAAGGCCAGATTGTAGCCGTGTTTGGCACCACAGTGACCCCCATGCTCAACCCCATCATCTACAGTCTGAGGAACAAAGGAGTTTTGGGGGCTCTGAGGAAAATGATGG TAAGAACAAAACAGTGTTCCTCCCATGATGGAAATGGTCCAATGAAGTTAATCTGCCACAAGGTAGCAGACTGGTCACCTGGGTATTACCGTGGGGACTCGTCGTGGGTCTCTGCAGCTGGCacattgggcactcagcagtag